In Panacibacter ginsenosidivorans, the following proteins share a genomic window:
- a CDS encoding SPFH domain-containing protein has protein sequence MEFISYWWVLVIIFIFFSGFVSINQGTIGVITMFGKYQRVLKPGLNFKIPVIEQIYKRISIQNRSVELEFQAVTADQANVYFKSMLLYAVMGAEEETIKKVAFKFFSDKDLMQALVRTIEGNIRSFVATKRQAEILGLRKEIIDAVKFEVDHVLEEWGYHLLDLQINDITFDQAIIDSMSKVVASNNLKAAAENEGQALLITKTKAAEAEGNAIKIAAEAEREAARLRGQGVALFREEVAKGMSQAAEQMKQANLDTNVILFSMWTEAIKNFAEVGKGNIMFLDGSTDGMQKTMNQIMAMLKMNTDKQK, from the coding sequence ATGGAATTTATTTCTTACTGGTGGGTGCTCGTCATAATCTTTATATTTTTTAGCGGGTTCGTATCTATAAACCAGGGTACCATTGGTGTAATAACAATGTTTGGCAAATATCAGCGTGTTTTAAAGCCGGGATTGAATTTCAAGATCCCGGTAATAGAACAGATATATAAACGTATCAGTATACAGAACCGTTCTGTGGAACTCGAATTCCAGGCGGTTACTGCAGACCAGGCCAATGTATATTTCAAAAGCATGCTGCTTTATGCAGTAATGGGTGCAGAGGAAGAAACGATCAAAAAAGTAGCTTTCAAATTCTTTAGTGATAAGGATTTGATGCAGGCATTGGTAAGAACAATTGAAGGTAATATCCGTTCATTTGTAGCTACGAAACGCCAGGCAGAAATTCTTGGTTTGAGAAAAGAAATTATTGATGCTGTAAAATTTGAAGTAGATCATGTGCTGGAAGAATGGGGTTACCATCTGCTTGATTTGCAGATCAATGATATAACATTCGATCAGGCAATTATTGACAGCATGAGCAAAGTTGTTGCCAGTAATAATTTAAAAGCTGCTGCAGAAAATGAAGGCCAGGCATTATTGATCACAAAAACAAAAGCGGCGGAAGCAGAAGGTAACGCTATAAAAATAGCTGCAGAAGCAGAAAGAGAAGCTGCAAGATTGCGCGGACAAGGCGTTGCATTGTTCAGAGAAGAAGTGGCCAAAGGTATGAGTCAGGCTGCAGAACAAATGAAACAAGCCAACCTTGACACAAACGTTATTCTCTTTAGCATGTGGACAGAAGCAATCAAAAATTTTGCTGAAGTTGGTAAAGGCAATATTATGTTTCTTGATGGAAGTACAGATGGCATGCAAAAAACAATGAACCAGATAATGGCCATGTTGAAGATGAATACCGATAAACAGAAATAA
- a CDS encoding MotA/TolQ/ExbB proton channel family protein, producing MVVLLQVQDSVTTAINAVAPQTESAWSILQKGGFLMYPLYALFVATIFVFFERFFAINKASKIDANFMSIIRDNIMTGNLSAARNLAKNTDNAVARIIDKGIQRIGKPIDAIEKSMENVGNLEVYKMERNISILSLVYGIAPMIGFLGTIFGMLQLFSAISTTGDFTPASIAGGIYTKMVTSASGLIIGLLAYLAYNFLNAQIGKTVNKMEAASADFVDMLQEPTR from the coding sequence ATGGTTGTATTATTACAGGTTCAGGACAGCGTTACAACAGCCATAAATGCAGTAGCGCCGCAAACAGAAAGTGCATGGAGCATATTACAGAAAGGCGGTTTTTTGATGTATCCTTTATACGCATTATTTGTGGCCACCATTTTTGTTTTTTTTGAACGCTTTTTTGCTATTAATAAAGCTTCAAAGATCGATGCAAATTTTATGAGCATCATCCGCGATAATATTATGACAGGCAACCTGAGCGCTGCAAGAAATCTTGCAAAAAATACTGACAATGCTGTTGCACGCATTATAGACAAAGGCATTCAGCGCATTGGTAAACCAATTGATGCCATTGAAAAAAGCATGGAGAATGTAGGCAATCTTGAAGTGTATAAAATGGAACGCAATATTTCTATTTTATCGCTGGTGTATGGCATTGCGCCTATGATCGGTTTTCTTGGAACCATCTTTGGTATGTTGCAATTGTTCTCGGCCATCAGTACAACAGGAGATTTTACACCTGCTTCCATTGCGGGTGGTATTTATACAAAAATGGTAACGTCTGCAAGTGGTCTGATCATTGGTTTGCTTGCTTACCTGGCTTATAATTTTTTGAATGCACAGATCGGTAAAACGGTAAATAAAATGGAAGCAGCAAGCGCAGATTTTGTAGATATGTTGCAGGAGCCAACACGCTAA
- a CDS encoding ExbD/TolR family protein, which translates to MKLKRSKSHGELHANALNDILFILLFFFLIVSTLANPNIVKVNNPAGKKDTKAKQNIVISIDKAQKLYLGQKLIDINMIDTILKAEVMKQRAFVDTPSVVVNADTSAYYGEVFKVMQSAKRAGAKVVAIVK; encoded by the coding sequence ATGAAACTGAAAAGAAGCAAATCACATGGAGAACTTCACGCTAATGCGCTGAACGATATCCTGTTCATACTGTTGTTCTTTTTTCTTATTGTATCTACACTTGCCAATCCAAATATTGTAAAAGTGAATAACCCTGCGGGCAAAAAAGATACAAAAGCAAAACAGAATATTGTAATCTCTATTGATAAGGCACAGAAATTATATCTTGGTCAAAAGCTTATTGATATAAACATGATCGATACTATTCTCAAAGCAGAAGTAATGAAGCAAAGAGCCTTTGTAGATACACCTTCTGTAGTTGTTAATGCAGATACTTCTGCATATTATGGAGAAGTATTCAAAGTTATGCAAAGCGCTAAACGTGCCGGGGCAAAGGTTGTAGCTATTGTTAAGTAA
- the prmC gene encoding peptide chain release factor N(5)-glutamine methyltransferase, with the protein MGIQEAYTQLMYQLFELYDDRESANIADWTIEHITGFKRIDRITNKQFPLNILQEESLKTYTEQLLQHKPVQYILHEAWFAGIKFYVDENVLIPRPETEELVMWIVEETKKSKVKNQKVLDIGTGSGCIPIALKKKLPELDVHALDVSEDALNVAKKNAVTQNVDITFYKTNILDRDKWNSLPLFDIIVSNPPYIKQSEEKEMRDNVLLHEPHLALFVPDEDALLFYKTITELGLQHLNKDGQLFFEINEMLGNEVKDLLKQKGYSNIEIKKDMQGKDRMVKASFT; encoded by the coding sequence ATGGGCATCCAGGAAGCTTATACTCAACTCATGTATCAATTGTTTGAACTGTATGATGACAGGGAATCAGCCAATATTGCAGACTGGACAATCGAACATATTACTGGCTTCAAAAGAATTGACAGAATAACCAATAAGCAGTTTCCTTTAAATATTTTGCAAGAGGAATCGCTAAAAACTTATACAGAACAATTACTACAACACAAGCCTGTACAATATATTTTGCACGAAGCTTGGTTTGCAGGAATAAAATTTTATGTTGATGAAAATGTATTGATACCAAGACCTGAAACGGAAGAACTGGTAATGTGGATTGTTGAAGAGACTAAAAAGTCAAAAGTAAAAAATCAAAAAGTTTTAGATATTGGAACTGGTAGCGGTTGTATTCCTATTGCTTTGAAAAAGAAACTCCCGGAACTTGATGTGCATGCATTAGATGTTTCTGAAGACGCATTAAATGTTGCAAAGAAAAATGCTGTAACACAAAACGTAGATATAACTTTTTATAAAACAAATATCCTCGACAGGGATAAATGGAACTCACTTCCACTTTTTGATATCATTGTAAGTAATCCACCATATATAAAGCAATCAGAAGAAAAAGAAATGCGTGATAATGTATTATTGCATGAACCACACCTTGCATTATTTGTTCCCGATGAAGACGCTTTATTATTTTATAAAACTATTACTGAACTTGGCTTGCAGCATTTAAACAAAGATGGTCAACTTTTTTTTGAGATCAATGAGATGCTGGGAAATGAAGTAAAGGATTTACTTAAGCAGAAAGGCTATTCAAATATTGAAATAAAAAAAGACATGCAGGGAAAAGACAGAATGGTAAAAGCAAGCTTTACTTAA
- the ribD gene encoding bifunctional diaminohydroxyphosphoribosylaminopyrimidine deaminase/5-amino-6-(5-phosphoribosylamino)uracil reductase RibD — protein MTADEQYMHRCLQLAEMGAGFVAPNPMVGAVLVYKGRIIGEGYHMQYGKAHAEVNCINSVAEKDHDLIASSTIYVSLEPCAHFGKTPPCADLIIAKKIPNVVVGCRDPFKEVDGKGIEKLLAAGIDVKVGVLESACKELNKRFFTFHSEHRPYIILKWAQTANKKIATSPKPSPKERALKQTDKRLLITNALTNKLVHKWRSEEAAILVGTNTALLDDPELSNRLWSGKSPTRLVVDMHLRLPRNLKIFDGKQPTIIFNTLQHSEDVFKILPPPGGVRGGLYQVTDDVSIVHQILNACYQNNIQSILVEGGAKLLQTFIDEGLWDEARIITNELLIVEEGLAAPELSNHQFTGSTKILDDRIAHYKKTN, from the coding sequence ATGACAGCAGACGAACAATACATGCACCGTTGTTTACAGCTTGCAGAAATGGGAGCAGGTTTTGTTGCCCCCAATCCTATGGTGGGTGCGGTGTTGGTATATAAAGGCAGGATAATTGGCGAAGGCTATCACATGCAATATGGCAAGGCACATGCGGAAGTAAATTGTATTAACAGTGTTGCAGAAAAGGATCATGATTTGATTGCTTCATCCACTATCTATGTTTCACTTGAACCTTGTGCACATTTTGGCAAAACACCACCCTGCGCCGATCTTATCATAGCAAAGAAAATTCCAAATGTTGTTGTTGGTTGCAGAGATCCTTTTAAAGAAGTTGATGGCAAAGGAATTGAAAAACTTTTAGCCGCAGGTATTGATGTAAAAGTTGGTGTACTTGAATCAGCTTGCAAAGAATTGAATAAACGATTCTTTACATTTCATTCAGAACACAGACCATATATTATTTTGAAATGGGCGCAAACAGCGAATAAAAAAATTGCAACCTCACCCAAACCCTCTCCAAAGGAGAGGGCTTTAAAACAAACAGATAAAAGATTACTTATTACAAATGCATTGACCAATAAACTCGTACATAAATGGCGTAGTGAAGAAGCCGCGATATTGGTTGGTACCAACACTGCTTTATTGGATGATCCTGAATTATCAAACCGGTTATGGAGTGGTAAAAGCCCAACAAGGTTGGTTGTGGATATGCATTTGCGTTTGCCACGCAACTTGAAAATCTTTGATGGAAAACAACCGACAATTATTTTTAACACATTGCAACATTCAGAAGATGTTTTCAAAATTCTCCCCCCACCGGGGGGAGTTAGAGGGGGGCTTTACCAGGTTACAGATGATGTAAGTATTGTTCATCAAATACTCAATGCCTGTTACCAAAATAATATTCAAAGTATACTGGTAGAAGGTGGCGCAAAACTGCTGCAAACTTTTATTGATGAAGGCTTGTGGGATGAAGCAAGAATTATAACAAACGAGTTATTGATTGTTGAGGAAGGCTTAGCAGCACCGGAGTTAAGCAATCATCAATTTACAGGTTCAACAAAAATTTTGGATGACAGGATAGCTCACTACAAGAAAACTAATTAA
- a CDS encoding IMPACT family protein gives MQQKEFYNTVGQQSVAEFKDRGSRFLAYAFPIKDVEEFKNHLQQLKKEHPKAVHHCFAYRIGLDGNNFRVSDDGEPSGTAGKPILGQIDSKELTNTLVVVVRYFGGTLLGVPGLINAYKNATSMALQLTTIIAKAVEVNYMLQYDYTQMNDVMILVKKYNCSILAQETQLFCILKVGVPLSRLEEFLYKIRDLRNIEVQKIK, from the coding sequence ATGCAACAAAAGGAGTTTTACAATACAGTAGGTCAGCAATCCGTAGCCGAATTTAAAGATAGAGGCAGTCGCTTTCTGGCGTATGCTTTCCCTATAAAAGATGTTGAGGAATTTAAAAATCATTTGCAGCAATTAAAGAAAGAACATCCAAAAGCAGTGCACCATTGCTTTGCTTACCGCATTGGTTTAGATGGCAATAATTTTCGTGTAAGCGATGATGGCGAACCTTCCGGCACAGCAGGCAAACCAATACTTGGGCAAATAGACAGTAAAGAGCTTACCAATACGCTGGTTGTTGTAGTTCGCTATTTTGGCGGCACCTTATTAGGGGTGCCTGGTCTTATTAATGCTTATAAAAACGCCACATCTATGGCGTTGCAGTTAACTACGATAATTGCAAAAGCGGTAGAAGTTAATTATATGTTGCAGTACGATTACACGCAGATGAATGACGTGATGATCCTTGTAAAAAAATACAATTGCAGCATATTGGCACAGGAAACACAGTTATTCTGCATTTTAAAAGTTGGTGTGCCTTTGAGCAGGCTTGAAGAATTTTTGTACAAGATCCGTGATCTTCGAAACATAGAAGTTCAAAAGATTAAATAA
- a CDS encoding 1-deoxy-D-xylulose-5-phosphate reductoisomerase, with translation MTAQKRIAIFGSTGSIGTQALEVIAANPDKFSVEILTAHTNDELLIQQALKFEPNMVVIVDEKKYQRVKDALSKTHVKVFTGEDALDEVAAMDCYDIMLAAIVGFAGLKPTLKAIENGKTIGLANKETLVVAGDIVMRKASENKAPVIPVDSEHSAIFQCLVGESRNPIEKVILTASGGPFLGKKPNFLVNVKRDHALQHPNWSMGAKITIDSATLMNKGLEMVEAKWLFNLKPEQVQVVIHPQSIIHSMVQFEDGSVKAQMGLPDMKLPIQYALGFPERLPNQFPRYDFKKPNTLTFEEPDTRTFRNLVLATEALYKGGNMPCILNAANEIAVFAFLRNRIGFLDITEMVERTMNKITFIENPTLDEYFDSDGEARNFAASLIQM, from the coding sequence ATGACTGCTCAAAAACGCATCGCAATATTTGGTTCTACAGGTTCAATCGGTACACAGGCTTTGGAAGTAATTGCTGCCAATCCTGATAAATTCTCCGTTGAGATACTTACTGCGCATACCAATGATGAATTACTTATTCAGCAGGCATTAAAGTTTGAGCCCAATATGGTGGTAATAGTGGATGAGAAAAAATACCAGCGGGTAAAAGATGCACTTTCCAAAACCCATGTAAAAGTATTTACAGGCGAAGATGCATTGGATGAGGTTGCCGCAATGGATTGCTATGATATAATGCTGGCTGCTATCGTAGGTTTTGCAGGATTGAAACCCACCTTGAAAGCTATTGAAAATGGTAAGACAATTGGTTTGGCTAATAAAGAAACACTGGTAGTTGCCGGTGATATTGTAATGCGCAAAGCCTCAGAAAACAAGGCTCCGGTAATACCCGTGGATAGCGAGCACTCCGCTATTTTTCAATGTCTTGTTGGCGAGAGCAGGAACCCCATTGAAAAAGTAATTCTTACGGCGAGCGGCGGCCCGTTTCTTGGCAAGAAACCCAACTTTTTGGTCAATGTAAAACGAGACCATGCATTGCAGCATCCCAACTGGAGCATGGGTGCAAAAATCACTATAGATTCTGCAACACTTATGAACAAAGGGCTTGAAATGGTAGAAGCAAAGTGGCTCTTTAACTTAAAGCCCGAACAGGTACAGGTAGTCATTCACCCGCAAAGCATTATTCATAGTATGGTGCAGTTTGAAGACGGCAGCGTAAAAGCACAAATGGGTTTGCCAGATATGAAACTGCCCATTCAATATGCTTTGGGTTTCCCGGAAAGATTACCTAACCAGTTTCCACGCTATGATTTTAAAAAGCCTAATACACTAACGTTTGAAGAGCCTGATACACGCACGTTCCGCAATCTTGTACTTGCCACAGAGGCATTGTATAAGGGTGGTAATATGCCCTGCATTCTTAATGCTGCCAATGAAATTGCCGTGTTTGCCTTCCTGCGCAACCGCATTGGTTTTCTGGACATCACAGAAATGGTGGAACGTACCATGAACAAAATCACGTTCATAGAAAATCCCACTTTAGATGAATATTTTGACAGCGACGGCGAGGCCCGCAATTTTGCCGCTTCTCTTATACAGATGTAG
- the rseP gene encoding RIP metalloprotease RseP, which produces MTLLAINWGNTGMQALQFILSFSILVTLHELGHFLTARWFKCRVEKFYLFFNPWFSLWKKKIGETEYGFGWVPFGGYVKISGMIDESMDKEQLKLPPQPYEFRSKPAWQRLIIMLAGIVVNLILGFLIYAMMLWHWGEEYIPTNKMTYGIATDSLSQSIGLKSGDKILTADGQYIDKFDKIRMSVLLNSTKNLTVDRNGEKVNIAIPDDFSSNLIHFKDLGYIGLRVPFTSIDSLQSDTSAAAKAGLKENDKVLAVNGKPIIFFDEFRDEIVKNKKKTVDLTILRGADTLPAKVLVPETGIIGIANNIDEHFLDSAFEVKKIDYTFLTAVPAGFRKSYETLESYWLQLKLIFSGKVNPNESLGSVFSIGKMFDPKWDWQGFWGLTAFFSLVLALMNLLPIPGLDGGHALFTLVEMISGRKPSDKFMEYAQMVGMVLLLGLMAYALGLDIFRMFK; this is translated from the coding sequence ATGACTTTATTAGCGATCAACTGGGGTAATACGGGAATGCAGGCTTTACAATTTATTCTATCTTTTTCAATACTTGTTACGCTGCACGAATTAGGACATTTTCTTACTGCACGCTGGTTCAAATGCCGCGTGGAAAAATTCTACCTGTTCTTTAATCCATGGTTTAGTTTGTGGAAGAAAAAAATTGGCGAGACTGAATACGGTTTTGGTTGGGTGCCGTTTGGTGGATATGTAAAAATATCCGGCATGATCGATGAGAGCATGGATAAGGAACAATTAAAACTGCCTCCTCAGCCTTATGAATTCAGGAGCAAACCAGCATGGCAGCGATTGATTATTATGCTGGCAGGTATTGTGGTTAATCTTATTCTTGGTTTTCTTATTTATGCAATGATGCTTTGGCATTGGGGTGAGGAATATATTCCTACCAATAAAATGACTTACGGCATTGCAACAGATTCTTTATCGCAGAGCATTGGTCTAAAAAGCGGCGATAAAATCCTAACTGCTGACGGGCAATATATAGATAAGTTTGATAAGATAAGAATGAGCGTGCTGCTAAACTCTACAAAGAATCTTACAGTTGACAGAAATGGAGAAAAAGTAAACATAGCAATTCCTGATGATTTCTCCAGTAACCTGATACATTTTAAAGATCTTGGTTATATTGGTTTGCGTGTGCCTTTCACATCAATAGATTCTTTACAATCTGATACATCTGCTGCAGCAAAAGCAGGCCTGAAAGAAAATGATAAAGTGCTTGCTGTGAATGGAAAGCCAATAATATTTTTTGATGAGTTTAGAGATGAGATTGTGAAAAACAAAAAGAAGACTGTTGATCTTACTATACTGCGTGGAGCAGATACACTTCCTGCTAAAGTGCTTGTGCCTGAAACAGGTATTATTGGTATAGCAAATAATATTGATGAGCATTTTCTTGATTCTGCTTTTGAAGTGAAAAAGATCGATTATACTTTTTTAACAGCTGTTCCTGCAGGCTTTAGAAAAAGTTATGAAACACTTGAATCCTACTGGCTACAATTGAAACTCATTTTTAGTGGTAAGGTAAATCCTAACGAATCTTTGGGTAGTGTTTTTAGCATTGGTAAAATGTTTGATCCAAAGTGGGACTGGCAGGGCTTTTGGGGCCTAACAGCTTTTTTCTCGCTGGTACTTGCATTAATGAACCTGCTACCGATTCCAGGTCTCGATGGAGGTCATGCTTTGTTTACATTGGTTGAAATGATCAGCGGCAGAAAACCGAGCGATAAATTTATGGAATATGCGCAAATGGTTGGGATGGTGCTCTTGCTTGGTTTAATGGCTTATGCGCTGGGACTGGATATTTTCAGGATGTTTAAGTAA
- a CDS encoding MutS-related protein: protein MNQAENSTIFYSKRIAELEQILERLHSKRKMLGWLRFGILMLTFLAVYVTWDADTAYIITLAVGGATLFLFVVSKDVNNKEAIENYETLVAINKKELAFSDGDYYNEYDGKNLEPEHHPYAADLDLFGKASLYQYINRCNAEKAKLLLAKRLLQPLNKKEILLQQEAVKELSAKPLWRQQLQAFGIKQKISINTERRVFNWLKDEKEKYFDMPVFKIALYIFPLITISTLILYLSDFISTSIFSLCIIIFYSISLSVSKKITPTYNLLSGIVTEVNVLYNELNWFEKESFQSELLIVMQNQIKHNDTKAANEILNLKNILNRFDVRLNVFAFIILNTFLLWDLHQIMALKKWKVQNENHVPKWFSIIAEIEVLNTTATLAFNHAEWCYPIISDTHFILEGKEIGHPLIPAKQRVNNSFSITGAAKVDLITGSNMAGKSTFLRSLGINMILAYAGAPVCAESFTVSISKLMSSMRITDNLAENTSTFYAELKKLKSIIDEVNKQENLFILLDEILRGTNSLDRHTGSAALIKQLIKKNAVALIATHDVELARLENDNPANISNYHFDVQVSGEELYFDYKLKEGICTSLNASLLMRKIGIELA from the coding sequence GCAAAAGAAAAATGCTCGGCTGGTTGCGCTTTGGAATATTGATGTTAACCTTTTTGGCGGTTTATGTAACGTGGGATGCTGATACAGCTTACATTATCACTCTCGCAGTGGGCGGTGCAACTCTATTTTTATTTGTAGTTTCAAAAGATGTAAACAACAAAGAGGCTATAGAAAACTATGAAACATTGGTAGCCATTAATAAAAAAGAATTGGCATTTTCAGATGGGGATTATTACAATGAATATGATGGCAAAAATTTAGAACCGGAACATCACCCATATGCGGCTGATCTTGACCTGTTTGGCAAAGCTTCATTATATCAATACATCAACAGGTGCAATGCAGAAAAAGCGAAGCTGCTACTGGCCAAAAGATTATTACAACCATTAAACAAAAAAGAAATTTTATTACAGCAGGAAGCCGTAAAAGAATTATCTGCAAAACCTCTATGGCGTCAGCAATTGCAGGCATTTGGAATAAAACAGAAAATATCAATTAATACTGAAAGACGAGTCTTTAACTGGCTGAAGGATGAAAAAGAAAAATATTTTGATATGCCTGTTTTCAAAATAGCACTTTATATTTTTCCATTAATAACCATAAGTACTCTGATTTTATATCTTTCAGATTTTATAAGTACATCAATCTTTTCATTGTGTATTATAATTTTTTATTCAATCTCTTTATCGGTAAGTAAAAAAATTACACCTACTTATAATCTTCTGTCAGGAATCGTTACAGAAGTCAATGTGCTGTACAATGAGTTGAACTGGTTTGAAAAGGAATCATTTCAAAGTGAGCTTTTGATTGTAATGCAAAATCAAATCAAACACAATGATACAAAGGCAGCAAATGAAATATTGAACTTAAAAAATATCCTCAATCGTTTCGATGTAAGGTTAAATGTATTTGCGTTTATCATTCTTAATACTTTTTTGTTGTGGGATCTTCATCAAATAATGGCACTAAAAAAATGGAAAGTACAAAACGAGAATCATGTTCCTAAATGGTTCAGTATTATTGCAGAAATTGAAGTATTAAACACAACTGCTACGCTTGCGTTCAATCATGCTGAATGGTGTTATCCGATTATTAGTGATACACATTTTATATTAGAAGGAAAAGAAATCGGTCATCCATTAATTCCTGCAAAACAAAGAGTCAACAATTCGTTCAGCATCACCGGAGCAGCAAAAGTTGATTTAATCACCGGTTCAAATATGGCCGGCAAAAGTACTTTCCTGAGAAGCCTTGGCATAAACATGATACTTGCTTATGCCGGTGCTCCTGTTTGTGCGGAAAGCTTTACAGTATCTATCAGTAAACTTATGAGCAGTATGCGTATTACTGATAATCTTGCGGAAAACACTTCTACATTTTATGCCGAATTAAAGAAGCTAAAATCAATTATTGATGAAGTAAACAAACAAGAAAACTTATTTATTCTGTTGGATGAAATTTTGCGGGGCACAAATTCTTTAGACAGACACACTGGTTCTGCAGCTTTAATAAAGCAGCTTATCAAAAAGAACGCAGTGGCTTTAATAGCCACACACGATGTTGAACTGGCTAGGCTTGAAAATGATAATCCTGCAAACATTTCGAATTATCATTTTGATGTTCAGGTTTCCGGTGAAGAATTGTATTTCGATTACAAATTAAAAGAGGGAATTTGTACAAGTTTAAATGCATCACTGCTTATGAGGAAAATAGGGATTGAATTAGCATAA